One genomic window of Tatumella citrea includes the following:
- a CDS encoding ABC transporter permease, which yields MTAIDSLRVQRKNQPHKVRRLRITPGLWLAWAVIVLAVVAALFPQLFAHYDPYSGVAGTQLTPPDSRHWLGTDQLGRDLLSRIIYGTRWSLSAAVAAVAVGLVVGAAAGMLAAFSRLSVENLVMRLVDVLLSIPALLLSLSIIILLGMGTFHAALAVGCASVANFARLSRAEVLRIRRQDYIEAAFGSGGRFPTVFLRHVLPNALPTLLAFSALQFGQAILALSTLSFLGFGSPPPVPEWGLMIAEGRNYLATAWWLSVFPGGVVIAVVLAANRISHYLSGDSL from the coding sequence ATGACAGCTATCGACAGCCTGCGTGTTCAACGCAAAAATCAACCACACAAGGTCCGGCGTTTACGCATCACACCCGGTCTGTGGCTGGCATGGGCAGTCATCGTCCTGGCGGTAGTGGCTGCCCTGTTTCCACAACTGTTTGCCCATTACGACCCTTACAGCGGGGTTGCCGGTACGCAGCTGACCCCTCCGGACAGCAGGCACTGGCTGGGCACCGATCAACTGGGACGTGATCTGCTCAGCCGGATTATCTATGGCACCCGCTGGTCATTATCGGCTGCGGTTGCCGCGGTAGCTGTCGGGCTGGTGGTGGGTGCCGCTGCCGGAATGCTGGCTGCCTTCAGCCGTCTGTCGGTGGAAAATCTGGTCATGCGGCTGGTCGATGTGCTGTTGTCCATTCCGGCGCTGCTGTTATCACTGAGCATTATTATTCTGCTGGGTATGGGGACCTTTCATGCGGCACTGGCAGTCGGTTGTGCCTCGGTCGCCAATTTTGCCCGGTTGTCACGGGCGGAAGTATTACGTATCCGTCGTCAGGATTATATCGAAGCTGCGTTTGGCAGTGGCGGGCGTTTTCCGACAGTGTTCCTGCGCCATGTGTTGCCGAATGCTCTGCCGACATTACTGGCATTCTCTGCCCTGCAATTTGGCCAGGCGATCCTGGCATTATCTACCCTGAGTTTTCTGGGGTTTGGCAGCCCGCCTCCGGTACCTGAATGGGGGCTGATGATCGCCGAAGGGCGTAACTATCTGGCGACTGCCTGGTGGCTGTCGGTATTCCCCGGAGGGGTGGTGATCGCCGTAGTTCTGGCGGCTAACCGCATCAGCCACTATTTATCAGGAGATAGTCTATGA